Below is a window of Coriobacterium glomerans PW2 DNA.
TGCCCGAGCGGCCGATAAGAGGTTGGGAGAGCATCATGGTAAATGATAGAAAAGTGGGCATCGTGGGAACGGGTTTCGTAGGTTCCTCCTCGGCGTTCGCGCTCATGCAGAGTGATCTGTTCTCAGAGATGGTCCTTGTGGACGTGGATCGCGACCGCGCGGAGGGGGAGGCCCTCGATATCCTGCACGGTTCTCCGTTTGGGACGCCGATGAAGATCTACGCGGGCGACTATGCTGATCTGGCGGATGCGGCGATGGTCGTCGTGACGGCCGGTGCGGCGCAGAAGCCCGGCGAGACGAGACTCGATCTGGTGAACAAGAACGTGGCGATCTTCCGCTCGATCATCCCAGCGATCCGACACTGCGGGTTCGATGGCATCCTGCTCATCGTCTCAAACCCGGTGGACGTGCTCACCTATGCCGCGATCAAGATGTCCGGTCTGCCGGAGGGTCATGTGTTCGGAAGCGGTACCGTGCTCGATTCGGCCCGCCTGAAGACGATGCTCAGCGAGAGACTCGGCGTGGACGCGCGCAACGTCCATGCATACATCATCGGTGAACATGGCGACTCCGAACTAGCGGTATGGTCGAGCGCGAACGTCTCGGGTGTGTCTCTCACGGATTTTTGCGACATGCTCGGCCATCGCGATCACGTGAGGGCGGAGCGCGAGATCGCCGAGCAGGTGAAGAACGCCGCCTATGAGATCATCGAGAAGAAGAAGGCCACCTACTACGGCGTGGCCATGGCGGTCAAGCGTATCTGCACCGCTGTCATGCGCGACGAACGTCACATTCTGCCCATCTCGAGTCTGATGGTGGGGGAGTACGATCTCAACGACATCGCGATCTCGATGCCGGCGATCGTGGGCCGCGACGGGATCGTGTGTCGTGTGCCGATATCGCTGGATGAAGACGAGCTCTCAGAGCTCAGGCGATCTGCGGCGTCGCTCAGAAAGATCATGGATCAGATCGATTTCAAGGCGTGAGCGCTTCGGTG
It encodes the following:
- a CDS encoding L-lactate dehydrogenase, which translates into the protein MVNDRKVGIVGTGFVGSSSAFALMQSDLFSEMVLVDVDRDRAEGEALDILHGSPFGTPMKIYAGDYADLADAAMVVVTAGAAQKPGETRLDLVNKNVAIFRSIIPAIRHCGFDGILLIVSNPVDVLTYAAIKMSGLPEGHVFGSGTVLDSARLKTMLSERLGVDARNVHAYIIGEHGDSELAVWSSANVSGVSLTDFCDMLGHRDHVRAEREIAEQVKNAAYEIIEKKKATYYGVAMAVKRICTAVMRDERHILPISSLMVGEYDLNDIAISMPAIVGRDGIVCRVPISLDEDELSELRRSAASLRKIMDQIDFKA